The window TTTCAATCTCGCACATGCGCATTTCATTTCTAAAATGGCGGCCGTGCAGGGTGGTCTGGTCGACGCGAAAGACGAAATAGACATTAAAACGGAACCGACGGCCGATGGCTTCGGAAACAACAACGCGAGCGACAGCAGGGTGCTCTCCACGCCGCCCGGCTCGAGCGCCGCGGCCGGGAACAACAAGCCCGCGGCGGGAACCCCCGAGGAACAGCAGACGCTGCTGGCAGTCCTGCAGTTcctcaaaaagaacaaactgtcgGAGTCCGCCGAAATTTTGCGTCGCGAGGCGGGGTTACCGGAGGATGCTCTGGATCCGAAAGGGACGGACGGCACCGGGGCAGGACCGGGAGCCGCGGCGGGGAGCGCGGACACAGACGCCGGGGATGCGAGCTCTCTGCTCAGCCGGGTGACCGTGTCTTCCTCCGCCGGAGCTCAGGCGCCAACCAAGGGTAGTTCAATCTAGCTTCATTCTACTGTGATCTCACCTGTTGGttcatttggtgttttttttgtgatactTATAATAAAATCATAGCACAACTTTCATTTTAGTTCACTATCCTATAAAAGTTAGTGACATTTATCTGGTGTTGGCTTCCAAGCCTCATGGTTTCATGACATGATGCAGGTGTTCCTGCAGCTTTCAGACTTGTGCAACAATAAAGAgccacatctttaaaaagtgcTGTGTTTCAGCAGCAGCCGGGGAGGATCAGCCAGATGTCAGCGTGGTTCTGTCAGCCTACAGCCAGCAGGGAGATCCAGCTCTGTATGAAGTTTACTACAGCGGCCTGAAGAGGTTCATTGAATCGGTTTTGGACTGCCACAGAGCAGAGCTGTCTCAGGTTTTCTACCCACTGTTTGTCCACATGTACCTGGAACTGGTGTACAACAATCATGAAAGTGAGGCCAAGGCCTTCTTTGAAAAGTGAGTTGCGAATATAAATCACATCTGGCGCAACTTCTTTCATAACTTCACCtcgcctgtgtttgttttgtttgtttttaggttcaGTGGGGACCAGGAGTGCTACTACGAGGAGGACCTGCGTATTTTATCCAGCCTGACAAAGAAGGAGCACATGAGAGGCAACGAGACGCTGCTGGACTTCCGCACCAGCAAGTTTGTCCTACGCATCTCCCGTGACTCCTACCAGCTGCTGAAGAGACACCTGCAGGAGCGGCAGAACAATCAGATCTGGAATATCATCCAGGAGCACCTCTACATAGACATCTTCGATGGGATGCCGCGCAGCAAGAGTCAGATCGATGCGATGTCAGGCAGCCTGGCAGGAGAGGCCAGGCGGGAAGCCAATAAGGCAAAGGTGGGGGAAAGTGTTCCTTGTTTCCAGAAAATCTGAAGTCTCTGTTGATCAATACCAAGttctgattttactttttttttaaaaactcggTTTAGGTTTACTATGGCCTGCTGAAGGAGCCAGAAATCGAGCTGCCTCTcgatgatgaggatgaggaggcaGAGAACGAGGAGGGTAAACCCAAGAAGAAAAAGCCCAAAAAAGACAGCATTGGCAACAAAAGCAAGAAGCAGGATCCAAATGCTCCTGCACAGACGAGGTGGGTGTTCTTCACACAGTAGGGTCCTGTTCTCAGTCTGTGCTTCTTCGATGTTCCTGATCCTAACTGTCCACTCATTCACTCTACAGTGCACTAATGTGAGTCAGCCATTTTCTACTGCTGTTCAGAACTTTAACTGTAATTTTCCACTATATTGTGCCCTGGAAGCTGGTCATGCGGTTCAGTGAAAGTAGTGTGCAGAAATAATACACTACACTGGTGAAAATAGACCATGATGCATTGCGGCCTGAGCCCACGCAGCAGGCTGACTGAGGCTGACATACTGCAGCTCGTTATTGTGAATTTCATCGAACTTGGTGAAAAGGCCTTGAATTATCGAGACGTCTCTAACGTAAAGTGGCGCGTCTTCTACTCTGTCCGAGCTGCGGGACTGAGAGATgatcagaaaattaaaacattaaagttgcAGCCAGTGGTTGTGTAAAAagatacaacaaaaaaagtgaactgTATACCAGTGTCATTGAGGCAGATTgtgttaattacattttatgaGACAAATCCAGGGATGTGATGTTGTCCCTTCAGACTCAGGTATTCCAACGTCTCTTGCTAACTTATATTTATGCGACATCTGACTGAATACTTGGCACATCTAGTGTTTGACATGTAAAAACACCACACTGTCCCCATTCCCTATTTAGTCTACTATATAGTAACCACAACATAGTGAATGAgtgaacattttgaacacaACCATAAACTTTAGTCTCGTGAATGAGGACAAcctaaaccagtggtgtccaatcctgatcctggaggaccaccatcctgcatgttttagatgtttctctgctttgaagtACCTGATTTAAAcgactgagtgattaacgggcttctgcagaacttaaagttgtgctaaagagcagagaaacatctaaaacctgcaggatattttccctccaggaccaggattggacaccgccGACCTAAAGGATTGTCCAAACAATCTGATTCACTCTCTTCACAATCTCACTTCCTTTTGAAACCTTTTCCTTAACCTCCTTGAATGATAATAAAGCATTTATTCGTTGTTTAGAATACCTCTGCCAGAGCTCAAAGACTCTGACAAGTTGGACAAGATCATGTACTTGAAGGAGGCCACCAAGAAGATCCGTTTGGGTTCAGATAACCTCCCTTCCATCTGCTTCTACACTTTTCTCAACGCGTACCAGGTAAGCGATCACGTTGACTGGATCCTTGTTTGTCGCCGTTGGCAGAAACCGTTCTGTAGTGACGTAAGCCATAATGGATGTTATTGTGACTCGACCTGTGCAGGGTCTGACTGCAGTGGACTTCACAGACGATTCCAGCCTGATTGCAGGCGGCTTTGCCGACTCCACGGTCAGGGTGTGGAGCGTCACGCCGAAAAAGCTCCGCAAGGTCAAGACTGCTGCAGGTGCGCTCCGTGACAGAACCACGACATCTTCagtcacagtttaaaaaatggatgaTAAAAATCGTTCCACTCTTGTATTTGTCTCTTCCTATCTCTTTTAAGACTTGAACCTGATTGACAAGGAGTCAGACGATGTTCTGGAGAGGATTATGGATGAGAAAACAGCCAGTGAGTCGAAGGTTCTTTATGGACACAGCGGGCCGGTGTACGGCATCAGCTTCAGCCCAGACAGGTACAGCTGAGCCTCAGTTCTGTATTCTCATATTCAGACCTCCCTCTGAATAAAACAGAACCTTGAATGCAGCATCATATTAGAAATAGGAAGTAAATGAATTAAGAAGCATTAAAGATGTTAGTCAAATTGCATAAACATGTATACACTTGTTGCACACTTACAGTACGTCTTATCAGAGTTTTAGATGCtttttgaaatataaacagaaGTTGCTAAATGCTTATTTGACACAAAATAGGATGGTTGTGAATAcaaataaagcacttttttgAGAGTAATCCAAGTAATTCTCTGGTTTGAGGCATGTAATAGAGGCAGATTGTTGCAGAATACCCAAATTGGAATATATGACACTGCAGGCATGAgtcattattttaattattttaaaaactcttgTAAGCAACACAGTTGGATATTTGTTAGATTTTAGGAGACCGTAacactttaatataaaaatattgatCCTttgccataaaaaataaagaaaacattgttcaaatgtgatttatttatttatattaaaatagaaacacagttgactgtttttatctttcagaaaTTACCTTTTGTCAAGTTCTGAGGATGCTACCATCAGGCTGTGGAGTCTCCAAACGTTTACCTGTCTGGTGGGCTACAAAGGCCACAATTACCCCGTATGGGACACACAGTTTTCACCTCACGGGTACTATTTTATCTCAGGGGGACACGACCGGGTTGCCCGGTAAGAAACTCCAGAACTTGTGGAACTTTTCCTGCCTTCCTCGACAAgataagaaaacacaacagttgCGCccgtattttttttaaattttactcagATGTCGTGTTTTGTTTGTCCTCCGACAGCCTTTGGGCGACAGATCATTACCAGCCGCTGCGGATATTTGCTGGTCACCTGGCTGACGTCACTTGTACTCGTTTCCACCCAAACTCAAATTATGTCGTCACGGGATCGTCTGACCGCACCATCCGCCTCTGGGACGTCCTCACTGGAAACTGTGTCCGCATCTTCACGGGTCATAAGGTCAGGGTTCAATAATAACAATTAAATCCTTTTACAGGATAAATAGAGTAACTTGAGTCATATTTGGGGGCAGTTTACAGGTAGTGGGTTATCATAGAACTCTAATTTGACTATTGTGCGTTTTTCCCTCTCTATATggtgtattaaaaaaatgattacatgagtttgctgttgttttagaTTCTAAACTAATCCTGCAAAGACCCTAACTGATGTTGTCTGTCTTTAAATCTTTCAGGGTCCGATTCACGCTCTGGCTTTCTCTCCCAATGGGAAGTTCTTGGCCTCTGGAGCCACCGATGGAAGAGTTCTTCTGTGGGACATCGGTCATGGACTGATGGTTAGCGAGCTGAAGGGTCACACAGATACCGTCTATTCCCTCAGATTTAGCAGGGATGGAGAGATTCTCGCCTCCGGTGGGTGATCAGCATCTTTCTTTGTACTTTTCTTACACTGCAGTCCGGATTAAAGCAGCAAAGGCTAGCATAGCGTGACCACGTTTTGATTGTTTTCCAGGTTCTATGGACAACACGGTTCGCCTGTGGGATGCCATGAAAGCGTTTGACGATTTAGAGACTGATGACTTCACAGCAGCTACAGGACACATCCATCTACAAGATAACTCCCAGGAGCTTTTGCTTGGCACCTACATGTCTAAATCGACGCCGGTCGTACACCTTCACTTCACACGGAGGAACCTGCTTCTGGCTGCTGGAGCCTACAATCCATAAAATATTAATGAACTATGAGGGGAAAATGGTTGGAGCTTGAGATGGCCGGCTACATTATCAGTTCATCATCAACTAATCAGGTTTTCAGCTCAAGCTCATCTGTagtgtttggattatttttataaatcaattTATACATTGATAACATCTCTGTAATATAGTCTTTTATACTGATGcacaatgtaaataaatcaaagtgttttctgtgttcggagcatacattttctttattgttaACATGGGGAAACCAAACAGTTAagattttaatataaacatGTCCAGCTGCTCTCTCCACTCCCAGCTGATGGAAACATCGGTCGGAAAGAAATCTGTCAGCAGACAAAAGAATCATTAAGTTAAACAGATGGCTTGTGGTATTTAACTCATAGCGTGGAAAGACTGAAATGTACTTACGGGGTGTACTTTGTAGCTACTTTTCTGTGACAGCAGGTTGTTTCTTGggcttcagtttgaagaaaagaaagatggcCGCAAGGCTGGCGTATGTGGCCAAAACATactacaaaaataacacaacatcAAAATCTCtcaaagttcagattttatACCATTTCTCAGCAATGCAGTTACATAACGACTCACATTTCTCCTTCCTGTGATTGTGTACGAATTGAAGTATTTGGCCATTCCAGTGAACTGGTGCTGAGATCCAGCGTCGTGTCCTGCCATGGTGGCTAAATTAATTGTCctgccacaaaaaaaagatggggAATGAGTGGATATTGGAGCACACATGCaaattaactttgaaacaaggcAATACAAAACGGTTAAATTACAAATGATTACAAATTGCACAAATAACAGCAATTACTATAATgtaggatttatttttacacactaCAAGACAACTATCCTTGGTTCACTTGAGTGTTTCcatgtgcaaaaaataaataaatatcaactACTGAGAGACACCAAgtactcattttaaataataggTCAGTTTCACCACTGACTTTAGTCACTGAAAAATTTAATGGTCTCCAAAATACTGTAACACAAACTTTTCAAACATACAGGAAATTATGCAGTCAACTTTAGTCCTGAACAACAGAGATGTTCTGTACTTTAATAAAGACTACCAAGTAAAGTGAGTACATAATGCATTATATTTAATCACATATGGCACATGCTGCAATTCCAGATTTGATTAGTAAGAAATAATCAGTAAAAATATATGGACAAAACCAAATTCTGTATTAAAGTTAAACCTTAAGTAACAGTATGCTAGCACACTCATTGCTGTAAGTCAGCGTTAGCTTGCTGGGTTAGCCAATAAGCTACACAGATTTTACAGGGCTACTAACAAAATAAGATGCCATATCCTATGCAATATAAAGACAGTATGGTTCTTCTTACACCTTCGGCACTAAATATCAAATAACTAATGTATTTCTAAGCGTGTCATGACTTACCTTTAACGTACGACCCCCGGAACAAACAGAATGAGACAGTTGCCCTTCAATAGAGGCCGCGACGCTAAAGTTGATAGGAAATCCCGCCCACTTGAGCAAACTAAACCTAGATTCCCATTGGCTTAAAACGACGTCACTCAAATATTTGACCAGAACTAATCGCTGAATGGCCTAAAATAATGTCAATCACCTTTTCGCTTCCGTGATTGGACAACACAAGAAACGCCGAGTAGTTCTTCCGGGTTGTGGTGATGGCGTGTTGCTGAACAACATGTGagtttttgtatgtttaaatCTGGGTTTAAATGTCAGGAAATATAATTAATTCCGATATATTTTTTAGATatctcaatgtattttaaaattgagATTATTTCGATGGGTTTCTTGTCCACCAGTGAGCATAAATAGTCTGTTTAAGCTAGCTTAAGTTTTAATGATTGAACGTCTGCTTTGGTTACATTAAGTTTTGTGTAAAGCTTTTTCAgaaattctcagtttttttctaGTCTTCGTCCATTGATCCAGTCTCTTATGGATTCTACTAAAGTTGCTTTGGGCGgaggtttttcaaagttttcctttggCTTCTAATCACAATATTAGGTATGCtaacaaaaaaggtttatattaaaagaaattctaattgaaagagctttaaaaaactATGAAATGATACCAAAATCAAGTATctggggttttaaaaaaataggaaagtTACAGGGTTTCAAAATTCAGAACTGTGGGGAAGATAATGTCCTGAATTTCaattaaacactgaaaagttGTCATTCGTTACAAAAATTggcatattttataaatattttttgagaTTGCTGTGAAACATTTAGCAAATGTTTTTGATGGATGTTCAGAACATGCTAAATCTTTTAGTGGTTAGACTAATATTAATcggttttattaaataattggTAATAAACCTTTATTCACCCTAAGGTTTGTTTGTTATCACAGACAATTATATATGATGACAAAAAAGTATTTGCTGACAAATcaaattggttgttttttttgtttttttttgtattaaagaTAGTCAATATGATGAACTAACAGTCTATTTGGTTGCTGAAAAAGTCTTTTTGCACCTTCAGGAATAAGTTAAAAATTATGGCACATTTATCCCATAAACAGAAAGTAAACAActagatgacaaaaaaaagtttggttgCTTTTCCTATTTATAATCAATCCAGATTCCTATTTTCTAACCCACTAGTCAAggaaaaatgacatattttaggGAATGTTCCTGTTAAGTAAGAAAATCACATATTCAGTGGTTGGAACCAAAATTTCAGCTGAGTCAGCACTTAGCTTATCTTGCTGTGGAAagagctgggtt of the Kryptolebias marmoratus isolate JLee-2015 linkage group LG3, ASM164957v2, whole genome shotgun sequence genome contains:
- the taf5 gene encoding transcription initiation factor TFIID subunit 5 isoform X1; this encodes MAAVQGGLVDAKDEIDIKTEPTADGFGNNNASDSRVLSTPPGSSAAAGNNKPAAGTPEEQQTLLAVLQFLKKNKLSESAEILRREAGLPEDALDPKGTDGTGAGPGAAAGSADTDAGDASSLLSRVTVSSSAGAQAPTKAAAGEDQPDVSVVLSAYSQQGDPALYEVYYSGLKRFIESVLDCHRAELSQVFYPLFVHMYLELVYNNHESEAKAFFEKFSGDQECYYEEDLRILSSLTKKEHMRGNETLLDFRTSKFVLRISRDSYQLLKRHLQERQNNQIWNIIQEHLYIDIFDGMPRSKSQIDAMSGSLAGEARREANKAKVYYGLLKEPEIELPLDDEDEEAENEEGKPKKKKPKKDSIGNKSKKQDPNAPAQTRIPLPELKDSDKLDKIMYLKEATKKIRLGSDNLPSICFYTFLNAYQGLTAVDFTDDSSLIAGGFADSTVRVWSVTPKKLRKVKTAADLNLIDKESDDVLERIMDEKTASESKVLYGHSGPVYGISFSPDRNYLLSSSEDATIRLWSLQTFTCLVGYKGHNYPVWDTQFSPHGYYFISGGHDRVARLWATDHYQPLRIFAGHLADVTCTRFHPNSNYVVTGSSDRTIRLWDVLTGNCVRIFTGHKGPIHALAFSPNGKFLASGATDGRVLLWDIGHGLMVSELKGHTDTVYSLRFSRDGEILASGSMDNTVRLWDAMKAFDDLETDDFTAATGHIHLQDNSQELLLGTYMSKSTPVVHLHFTRRNLLLAAGAYNP
- the taf5 gene encoding transcription initiation factor TFIID subunit 5 isoform X2 is translated as MAAVQGGLVDAKDEIDIKTEPTADGFGNNNASDSRVLSTPPGSSAAAGNNKPAAGTPEEQQTLLAVLQFLKKNKLSESAEILRREAGLPEDALDPKGTDGTGAGPGAAAGSADTDAGDASSLLSRVTVSSSAGAQAPTKAAGEDQPDVSVVLSAYSQQGDPALYEVYYSGLKRFIESVLDCHRAELSQVFYPLFVHMYLELVYNNHESEAKAFFEKFSGDQECYYEEDLRILSSLTKKEHMRGNETLLDFRTSKFVLRISRDSYQLLKRHLQERQNNQIWNIIQEHLYIDIFDGMPRSKSQIDAMSGSLAGEARREANKAKVYYGLLKEPEIELPLDDEDEEAENEEGKPKKKKPKKDSIGNKSKKQDPNAPAQTRIPLPELKDSDKLDKIMYLKEATKKIRLGSDNLPSICFYTFLNAYQGLTAVDFTDDSSLIAGGFADSTVRVWSVTPKKLRKVKTAADLNLIDKESDDVLERIMDEKTASESKVLYGHSGPVYGISFSPDRNYLLSSSEDATIRLWSLQTFTCLVGYKGHNYPVWDTQFSPHGYYFISGGHDRVARLWATDHYQPLRIFAGHLADVTCTRFHPNSNYVVTGSSDRTIRLWDVLTGNCVRIFTGHKGPIHALAFSPNGKFLASGATDGRVLLWDIGHGLMVSELKGHTDTVYSLRFSRDGEILASGSMDNTVRLWDAMKAFDDLETDDFTAATGHIHLQDNSQELLLGTYMSKSTPVVHLHFTRRNLLLAAGAYNP
- the atp5md gene encoding ATP synthase membrane subunit DAPIT, mitochondrial translates to MAGHDAGSQHQFTGMAKYFNSYTITGRRNYVLATYASLAAIFLFFKLKPKKQPAVTEK